Proteins co-encoded in one Trichocoleus desertorum ATA4-8-CV12 genomic window:
- a CDS encoding glycosyltransferase family 2 protein, translating into MTKLIIQIPCYNEERTLATTLAALPRRLTGVGRVEWLVIDDGSQDRTVEVAEANGVDHIVRLPTNQGLAKAFMAGLQACLQEGADIIVNTDADNQYCADDIPNLIAPILLGEAEIVVGARPISKIKHFSPAKKLLQKLGSWVVRMASNTNIPDAPSGFRAISRNAAMQLNVFNSYTYTLEMIIQAGQKGMAIRSVPIRTNEYLRPSRLVKSIPSYIWRSIFTILRIFMAYKPLRFFAVLGSIPFFLGVLLGLRWLWLSFGVTPATNLPSLILAAILILVGFQLWMFGLVADLMAVNRRLLEDIQLRSRKAEMNAPKTKIHS; encoded by the coding sequence ATGACGAAATTAATTATTCAAATTCCCTGCTACAACGAGGAACGAACGCTTGCCACTACCCTAGCCGCTTTACCCCGTCGCCTCACTGGGGTGGGCAGAGTCGAGTGGTTGGTCATTGACGACGGAAGCCAAGATCGCACCGTAGAAGTTGCTGAAGCCAATGGGGTCGATCACATCGTACGACTGCCGACTAATCAGGGACTAGCCAAGGCGTTTATGGCTGGTCTGCAAGCCTGCTTACAAGAGGGCGCTGATATTATCGTTAACACCGACGCTGACAACCAGTACTGCGCGGATGATATCCCTAATTTGATTGCACCAATTTTGTTGGGCGAGGCGGAAATTGTGGTGGGAGCCCGTCCCATCAGCAAAATCAAGCATTTCTCTCCCGCCAAAAAGCTATTGCAGAAACTGGGTAGTTGGGTAGTTCGCATGGCTAGCAACACCAACATTCCTGATGCGCCGAGTGGTTTCCGGGCCATTAGCCGCAATGCAGCCATGCAGTTGAATGTCTTCAATTCATACACCTACACGCTGGAGATGATTATTCAGGCGGGGCAAAAGGGGATGGCAATTCGGTCGGTGCCCATCCGCACTAACGAATACCTCCGACCCTCACGCCTGGTCAAAAGCATTCCTTCCTATATTTGGCGTTCCATATTTACAATTTTGCGGATCTTCATGGCTTACAAGCCATTGCGGTTCTTCGCTGTTTTAGGCAGCATTCCGTTTTTCCTCGGTGTGTTGTTGGGATTACGCTGGCTTTGGTTATCTTTTGGTGTCACTCCTGCCACCAATCTGCCGAGCTTGATCTTGGCAGCCATCTTGATTTTGGTAGGCTTTCAGCTCTGGATGTTTGGTTTGGTGGCCGATTTGATGGCAGTAAATCGCAGGTTGCTAGAGGATATTCAGTTACGTAGCCGAAAAGCTGAAATGAACGCTCCAAAGACAAAAATTCATTCATAG
- a CDS encoding WD40 repeat domain-containing protein encodes MLHLVPCFSSFSISAIAITLCLAYPALAAQVPLTQPPLERSNSAIARILSGHAAVAISPDGKLVAGVSHDQQIKLWNSQTQQEILTLAGHPLPILAIAFSPDGQILASASHDKTIKLWSVSTGQLLQTLAKHTDWVEAIAFSPNGQLLVSGGGDKTIRVWRVAGGGQKFKLERTLTGHQDSIYALAISADGQTLASSSWNVIKLWQLSNAQSVRTLSDNAFGINALALSADGQTLVSGNGDRTIKVWNLATGQVRQITGHQAAITSLILSRNGQTLISGSSDNTIKLWQLATGKLKQTLPRQSSSIEAIALSPNGQTLASGGWGDIIKLWDLNTGRDVTLSDPSTQEQRQALATQIPERAN; translated from the coding sequence ATGTTGCACTTGGTTCCTTGCTTCTCCAGCTTTAGCATCAGCGCGATCGCCATCACACTCTGCCTTGCCTATCCCGCCCTAGCCGCTCAAGTTCCACTCACCCAGCCTCCACTAGAACGGTCTAACTCAGCGATCGCCCGGATTCTCTCAGGACATGCAGCGGTAGCCATCAGCCCAGATGGCAAACTGGTGGCGGGGGTGAGCCATGATCAGCAAATTAAGTTGTGGAACTCGCAAACTCAACAAGAAATTCTCACCTTAGCAGGGCATCCATTGCCCATTTTGGCGATAGCCTTTAGTCCCGATGGCCAAATTCTCGCCAGTGCTAGCCACGACAAAACTATTAAGCTTTGGAGCGTGTCTACTGGACAACTGCTGCAAACTCTGGCAAAGCATACCGATTGGGTAGAAGCGATCGCCTTTAGCCCCAATGGTCAACTCTTGGTGAGTGGTGGTGGCGACAAAACGATTCGGGTCTGGCGTGTGGCTGGTGGAGGACAGAAGTTCAAGTTGGAGCGGACTTTGACGGGGCACCAAGACTCTATTTATGCCTTGGCTATCAGTGCTGACGGACAAACTCTAGCCAGCAGCAGTTGGAATGTAATCAAACTGTGGCAGTTGTCGAACGCTCAATCAGTGCGAACTTTGTCAGACAACGCCTTTGGCATTAATGCCTTAGCTCTTAGCGCCGATGGTCAAACCTTAGTCAGCGGCAATGGCGATCGCACGATCAAGGTCTGGAACTTAGCAACGGGTCAAGTGCGCCAAATAACAGGTCATCAAGCCGCGATCACCTCTTTGATTCTGAGCCGAAATGGTCAAACGCTGATCAGTGGCAGCAGCGACAACACCATTAAGTTGTGGCAGTTGGCTACCGGGAAACTCAAGCAAACCTTGCCCCGCCAATCTAGCAGTATCGAGGCGATCGCTCTCAGCCCGAATGGTCAAACACTAGCCAGTGGCGGTTGGGGCGACATTATCAAGCTGTGGGATCTCAATACAGGCCGTGATGTGACTCTGAGCGATCCCAGCACTCAGGAGCAGCGGCAGGCTCTTGCAACCCAAATCCCGGAAAGGGCGAATTGA
- a CDS encoding CHAT domain-containing protein has protein sequence MTLKNYLQSPQLGVNLLLAVLVLAEVVPAQSIHAGELPDSKALPILAAPNDAGTLVTPNGDRFDITGGQRSQDGANLFHSFSQFILETGYTANFLADPATQNILARVVGGNLSSIDGLIQVTGGSPNLFLINPAGIVFGANASLNVPGSFTATTANGVGFGKEWLNASGPNNYESLVGTPDLFAFSMSQPGGIINTGKLEVAAGQNLTLLGGTVVSTGELNAPEGHITVAAVPGNSLVRLSQAESLLTLDIQAIASDTSQPNTWDLPIADLPDLLTGGLGRNATNISINPESQLVLSGSGLTISPGDVVVQNATARSATLLAAGNVTLGNTPFPLPDKGVNDSVGNPLSIQPDGNTYLITSPTGNTFYIKGNIEVLFDPGGEVEAPGTDGKVSPDPLPEVGIPFPLHPGMPILTSPFPSDSVTGESGPTNPPPFLPEANLAPIPEVLGEISPLPEVKRSQQPGPVSPDIVHTPELGSTEGIGEQPASLGVFPDPPPESSIGIPPSPQPETVIAPSIGVPPSPQPESPNTPPSAPPGSTPQPRTGTVRRQDIALASDRSRSNPTLGIAEREQRIAIAVSTQDCLQVGQIVENQGTTYRVITDQGRVIQCYQQQLALAQQQGQLQQQRQTLHNLGSIYFVVGNYAQSIQRYQQSLAIAQQLQNRESEAEALSGLGAAYSAVGHYDKAIQYYEQSLAISRTLAIPELQGMTLRNLGIAYLAQNNPAKALEYPQQSLAIAEKAQDRRGIGQSLGNLGLVYFTKGDYPKAVEHLQQQLAIARELKDRLAEGRALGNLGLAYYGLEDYQQAADHQQQSLAIAQQLQDRPGEGHALNNLGDAWFRLGKLVEAEQTLFAGIKVWESLRSQLDQNDDATKISLFDTQATTYSTLQEVLIAQNKAQVALEVAERGRSRAFVELLAKQLPTNGTKSLAASSLDLPNIAQIQQIAREQKATLVEYSIIQEAFQVKGQRQIEDKALYIWVVQPTGEVAFRQVDLKPLWQEQKASLDDLVASTRASIGIEGRGLVFNQRTEVVASALERLQRYQTQQSQLKQLHQLLIQPIADLLPTNPEARVIFIPQGSLFLAPFPALQDAAGKYLIEKHTMLTAPAIQILALTHQQRQRQGLAQQPQPTQVAATTLPRSPQHSLIVGNPTMPNLPTENGERSQQLYSLPEAEREAKMIASLLNTEAITGSAATKATVMAQMGNARIIHLATHGLLDDFRGLGIPGAIALAPSGQDDGLLTASDILGLKLNAELVVLSACVTGRGKITGDGVVGLSRSLISAGAPSVVVSLWQVPDAPTATLMMQFYQTLQQQPDKAQALRQAMLATMQQHPDPKDWAAFTLIGEAQ, from the coding sequence ATGACCTTGAAAAATTATTTGCAGTCTCCCCAGCTAGGGGTGAACTTGTTGCTAGCTGTCTTAGTCCTGGCAGAAGTTGTCCCTGCACAATCGATCCATGCGGGGGAACTGCCAGACAGCAAAGCCCTCCCCATCCTTGCAGCCCCGAATGACGCAGGCACGTTGGTCACTCCAAACGGCGATCGCTTTGATATTACTGGGGGTCAGCGATCGCAAGATGGCGCGAATCTGTTTCACAGCTTTAGTCAATTCATCTTAGAAACAGGCTACACGGCCAATTTTCTCGCTGATCCCGCGACGCAAAATATCTTAGCGCGAGTGGTGGGCGGCAACTTATCCTCGATTGATGGCTTAATTCAAGTTACAGGCGGTAGCCCCAATTTATTTCTCATTAATCCTGCGGGGATCGTGTTTGGTGCCAATGCCAGTCTCAACGTACCTGGCTCTTTCACCGCTACAACTGCCAATGGAGTCGGCTTTGGCAAAGAATGGCTGAACGCTTCTGGCCCCAACAACTATGAAAGCTTAGTCGGCACGCCAGATTTGTTTGCCTTCAGCATGAGCCAACCTGGAGGCATCATCAATACTGGAAAACTAGAGGTTGCCGCCGGACAGAATTTAACGTTGCTTGGTGGCACAGTTGTCAGTACGGGTGAGCTTAACGCGCCAGAGGGGCACATTACCGTCGCGGCAGTTCCAGGTAATAGCTTGGTACGGCTGAGCCAAGCCGAAAGTTTGTTGACTCTGGATATTCAAGCGATCGCCTCTGACACCTCTCAACCCAACACCTGGGACTTGCCGATCGCGGATCTCCCCGATCTCCTTACAGGCGGTCTCGGCAGAAACGCCACTAACATCAGCATTAACCCAGAAAGTCAGTTAGTTTTATCTGGCTCTGGCCTCACCATTTCGCCAGGAGATGTGGTGGTGCAAAATGCTACGGCTCGGAGTGCCACTCTCTTGGCTGCTGGCAATGTAACCCTGGGCAATACACCCTTCCCGCTTCCCGACAAAGGTGTGAACGACAGTGTCGGCAATCCTCTAAGCATTCAACCTGACGGCAACACCTATCTCATTACTAGCCCCACTGGCAACACCTTCTATATCAAAGGCAACATCGAAGTTCTCTTTGACCCTGGCGGTGAAGTCGAAGCTCCTGGTACTGATGGCAAAGTTTCTCCTGACCCGTTACCAGAGGTAGGCATTCCCTTTCCGCTCCATCCCGGAATGCCAATACTCACTTCCCCCTTTCCTTCTGATTCTGTTACGGGTGAATCCGGTCCCACGAATCCTCCACCTTTTTTACCAGAAGCCAACCTTGCGCCTATTCCAGAAGTTCTAGGGGAAATTTCACCTCTCCCGGAAGTGAAGCGATCTCAACAACCTGGGCCAGTATCTCCTGACATTGTGCATACTCCTGAACTAGGCTCAACTGAAGGCATAGGTGAACAACCAGCATCACTAGGAGTTTTTCCCGATCCTCCACCCGAATCATCAATCGGAATTCCACCCTCGCCTCAGCCTGAAACAGTCATAGCACCATCAATCGGAGTACCGCCCTCGCCTCAACCGGAGTCTCCCAATACACCTCCTAGCGCACCTCCTGGATCTACACCACAACCTAGAACAGGTACAGTTCGGCGGCAAGACATCGCCTTAGCTAGCGATCGCTCCCGTTCTAATCCCACTCTAGGAATTGCTGAGCGGGAGCAACGAATTGCGATCGCGGTTAGTACCCAGGATTGCTTGCAGGTTGGGCAGATTGTAGAAAATCAAGGGACCACCTACCGCGTTATCACCGATCAGGGGCGGGTGATTCAGTGCTACCAGCAACAACTCGCCTTAGCGCAACAGCAAGGTCAACTGCAGCAGCAACGACAAACCCTGCATAACTTAGGCAGTATTTACTTTGTCGTGGGTAACTATGCTCAGTCGATCCAGCGCTATCAGCAGAGTTTGGCGATCGCTCAGCAACTGCAAAACCGGGAAAGCGAAGCTGAAGCGTTGAGTGGCTTAGGTGCCGCTTACAGTGCTGTGGGCCACTACGATAAAGCGATTCAATACTACGAACAAAGCTTAGCCATCAGCCGCACCTTGGCTATCCCAGAATTGCAAGGCATGACGCTGCGGAACTTGGGAATCGCATATCTGGCCCAAAACAACCCCGCCAAAGCACTGGAGTACCCGCAGCAAAGTTTAGCGATCGCAGAAAAGGCTCAGGACCGCCGAGGCATTGGGCAGTCGTTAGGCAATTTGGGTCTGGTGTACTTTACCAAAGGCGACTACCCCAAAGCGGTGGAGCATTTGCAGCAGCAATTGGCGATCGCCCGCGAGTTGAAAGATCGCTTAGCAGAAGGGCGAGCTTTAGGCAATTTGGGGCTGGCTTATTATGGCTTAGAAGATTACCAGCAAGCTGCCGACCATCAACAGCAGAGTTTAGCGATCGCTCAGCAGTTGCAAGATCGTCCTGGCGAAGGTCATGCCTTAAATAACTTGGGAGATGCTTGGTTCCGTTTGGGTAAATTAGTTGAAGCGGAGCAAACCCTGTTTGCAGGGATCAAAGTTTGGGAATCGTTGCGATCGCAGCTTGACCAAAATGATGATGCCACCAAGATTTCCCTGTTCGATACTCAAGCCACAACTTACAGCACGCTGCAAGAAGTCTTAATTGCCCAAAATAAAGCGCAGGTAGCTTTAGAGGTAGCAGAGCGAGGGCGATCTCGTGCCTTTGTCGAGTTACTAGCGAAGCAGTTGCCCACGAATGGCACTAAAAGTCTTGCGGCCTCTAGTCTTGATCTGCCCAATATTGCCCAGATTCAACAAATCGCCCGCGAGCAGAAGGCCACCCTTGTTGAATATTCAATTATTCAAGAAGCGTTTCAGGTGAAGGGACAGCGCCAAATTGAGGACAAAGCCCTCTACATCTGGGTGGTGCAGCCTACCGGTGAAGTTGCGTTTCGCCAAGTAGATCTCAAACCGCTTTGGCAAGAGCAAAAAGCTTCTTTAGATGATTTGGTTGCCAGTACTAGAGCCTCGATTGGCATTGAAGGTCGGGGGCTGGTGTTTAACCAAAGAACTGAAGTGGTGGCTAGTGCCCTAGAGCGGCTCCAACGCTACCAAACTCAACAGTCGCAACTCAAGCAACTCCATCAACTGCTAATTCAGCCAATCGCGGATCTGTTACCAACGAACCCAGAGGCCCGCGTAATATTCATTCCTCAAGGTTCTCTCTTTTTGGCTCCTTTTCCTGCTCTGCAAGATGCCGCCGGAAAGTATCTGATTGAGAAACATACGATGCTGACGGCCCCAGCGATTCAGATTCTGGCACTCACCCACCAACAACGGCAACGTCAAGGACTAGCGCAACAGCCGCAACCTACACAAGTTGCCGCTACGACACTGCCGCGATCGCCTCAGCATTCCTTAATTGTGGGTAATCCCACGATGCCTAACTTGCCAACTGAAAACGGCGAGCGATCGCAACAACTCTACAGTCTGCCAGAGGCTGAGCGGGAAGCCAAGATGATTGCCTCGCTCCTCAACACTGAGGCGATTACGGGGAGTGCGGCGACGAAAGCAACCGTGATGGCGCAGATGGGCAATGCCCGGATTATTCACTTGGCAACCCACGGTTTACTGGATGATTTCCGAGGGCTGGGAATTCCGGGCGCAATTGCCTTAGCGCCTTCGGGCCAAGATGATGGTCTGCTGACGGCGAGTGACATTCTCGGCTTGAAGCTAAATGCTGAGTTGGTGGTCCTGAGTGCTTGCGTTACTGGGCGCGGCAAGATTACAGGAGATGGGGTAGTGGGGCTATCGCGATCGCTGATTTCGGCAGGGGCTCCCAGCGTGGTCGTCTCCCTCTGGCAAGTACCCGATGCACCCACCGCGACCCTAATGATGCAGTTCTATCAAACCCTGCAACAACAGCCAGATAAGGCTCAAGCTCTACGTCAAGCCATGCTAGCTACTATGCAACAACACCCTGATCCCAAAGATTGGGCTGCCTTTACCTTAATTGGTGAAGCCCAATAG
- a CDS encoding 3'(2'),5'-bisphosphate nucleotidase CysQ, with amino-acid sequence MASLQSIAGFPVESVLAIARSIGWGAADILQAYYHPNPIAGEAALTLNIQDQGDGPVTAADVATNQYILDNLHAAFGTIEFGYLTEETFKAQNPSERLQHTWVWIIDPLDGTKDFIKGTGEYAVHIALAHAGRPVLAVVVCPELGKLYYATLGGGTFVETRDGRATPLRVAERDRLEELSVVVSGSHRGERLTQLLRQFPCQNQRAIGSVGCKIAAIAEQQADLYISLSGKSAPKDWDLAAPELILTEAGGKFTHFDGSLLQYNQADVSQWGGLLASNGTCHTQLCTQAETLLAAIDTLA; translated from the coding sequence GTGGCAAGCTTGCAATCGATTGCTGGATTTCCGGTCGAGTCTGTTTTAGCGATCGCCCGCTCTATTGGTTGGGGTGCGGCTGACATTTTGCAAGCCTACTACCACCCCAATCCGATTGCAGGGGAAGCAGCCCTAACCCTCAATATTCAAGATCAAGGGGATGGGCCTGTCACGGCTGCGGATGTTGCCACTAACCAATACATTCTGGATAATCTGCACGCTGCTTTTGGCACTATAGAGTTTGGCTACTTAACGGAAGAAACCTTCAAAGCTCAGAACCCTTCCGAGCGCTTGCAGCATACCTGGGTCTGGATCATTGATCCCCTAGATGGCACCAAAGACTTTATCAAAGGCACCGGGGAATATGCAGTTCACATTGCTTTAGCCCATGCAGGACGACCTGTATTAGCGGTGGTAGTTTGTCCAGAGCTAGGCAAACTTTACTACGCGACTTTGGGCGGTGGCACGTTTGTAGAAACTCGTGACGGTAGAGCAACGCCATTACGAGTAGCTGAGCGCGATCGCCTCGAAGAGTTGTCGGTGGTTGTCAGCGGCAGTCATCGGGGGGAAAGACTCACCCAACTCCTGCGTCAATTCCCTTGCCAAAATCAGCGGGCGATCGGCAGCGTGGGCTGCAAAATTGCGGCGATCGCAGAACAACAGGCAGACCTATACATCTCTCTATCCGGAAAATCAGCGCCGAAAGATTGGGACTTGGCAGCGCCTGAGCTGATTTTGACTGAGGCAGGTGGCAAGTTCACCCACTTTGATGGCAGTTTGTTGCAATACAATCAGGCGGATGTTAGCCAGTGGGGGGGCTTACTCGCCAGCAACGGTACTTGTCACACTCAACTTTGCACTCAAGCAGAAACTCTACTCGCTGCCATTGATACCCTAGCCTAG
- a CDS encoding CHAT domain-containing protein has product MLSAKFSSIALLFALALPSVELILPVSKAIAQTTATPKPAPTAQKTEADQLQKQGFAQLEAQEFAAAEKSWQRALQIYRSLGDREGEFLILYSLGLLHYSQQEIPPAASYYEQGLKLARQWGDAEKEWQMLSTLGTVYVSVGENKQALSYLEPALALAQKSQDVPKQAQALENLIKISQEMGNFAQVKTYQQKQASIAAQLPQPATSPLDSTMQALKEGQALLSQGSRVSVQQAIAKFEQARASAKRSGERQQETLALLALGAAHDSLGQKQPALEAYKQALPLAQQLGDRYSQAAILVGMGQLQNSTGQLQAALATFGQALPILRELKNRSGEGTVLNNMGNVYNKLGDYSQALNYHRQALAIAQTTGDHTRQNRTLNNMGLVYAEMGQYQSAFDAFNQALASLQADSDRFDRATTLSNLGTVYSYVGQSEQALETFQQALTVLKEADDPGRAAYALANIGSVYYDRRDYEPALDYYERSLKLLRQVQDTEGESTVLNNIGLIYDDLQQPQLALNHYNQALAIAQTTKNPTGEATTSVNLGRVHYTRRDYSKAASYQAKAATLGQKIGNQRIAGYALSNLGRTQLAAKQLAAAETSLLASAQMWESLRAGLGSDDRNKISIFEDQSSTYRLLQQTLVAQNKPNAALEAAERGRARAFVELLTERLPTQAATVAAKIQPPNLAQIRAIAKQHNTTLVEYSVIDDDVKHTSGDFLRESELFIWVVQPNGKVDFRQVDLKPFWQKGVTPTPTTQPLKELVARSRSSIGVRGLVFQEDAAAIARASADANAAEAENKRLQQLHQLLIEPIADLLPKDPKARVTFIPQQFLFLAPFAALQDSNGKYLLEKHTVLIAPSIQVLDLTYQQRQRQQKTSGNALIVGNPTMPSIRLELGEPAQQLSSLPGAEQEAKAIATLLGTQALIGEQATKAKVLQQLPQAQIIHLATHGLLDDFKGLGVPGAIALAPSSGRLALAASGQDDGLLTASEILNLKLKAELVVLSACDTGQGKITGDGVVGLSRSLISAGVPSVIVSLWKVPDEPTAFLMTEFYRQLQRQPDKAQALRQAMLTTKASYPDPLDWAAFTLIGEAE; this is encoded by the coding sequence ATGCTCTCCGCCAAGTTTAGTTCTATCGCGCTGTTGTTTGCCTTAGCCTTGCCCTCCGTAGAGCTGATTCTGCCAGTCTCTAAGGCGATCGCTCAAACCACCGCCACGCCAAAACCCGCACCCACAGCCCAGAAAACTGAAGCGGATCAATTGCAAAAGCAAGGCTTTGCTCAACTCGAAGCCCAAGAGTTTGCCGCCGCAGAAAAATCTTGGCAACGGGCGCTCCAGATTTACCGGAGCTTGGGCGATCGCGAAGGTGAGTTTCTGATTCTCTACTCCTTAGGCTTGTTGCATTACAGCCAGCAAGAGATTCCGCCCGCAGCTAGCTACTACGAGCAAGGGCTGAAACTGGCGCGGCAGTGGGGCGATGCCGAAAAAGAATGGCAAATGCTGAGTACCCTCGGTACAGTTTATGTGTCTGTAGGAGAGAATAAGCAAGCGCTGAGCTACCTGGAACCTGCCCTTGCCTTGGCCCAAAAGTCGCAGGATGTGCCGAAGCAAGCGCAAGCGTTGGAAAACTTGATCAAAATCTCGCAAGAGATGGGAAACTTCGCCCAGGTCAAAACTTATCAGCAAAAGCAAGCTTCGATCGCGGCCCAACTTCCCCAACCTGCTACTAGCCCCTTAGACTCCACAATGCAAGCGCTAAAGGAAGGGCAAGCATTACTCAGCCAAGGCTCTAGAGTATCGGTGCAGCAAGCGATCGCTAAATTTGAGCAAGCCAGAGCCAGTGCCAAGAGAAGTGGGGAGCGGCAGCAAGAAACCTTAGCTTTGCTAGCTTTGGGAGCCGCGCACGACAGCTTAGGCCAGAAGCAGCCAGCCCTGGAGGCTTACAAGCAAGCGCTGCCGTTAGCGCAACAGTTAGGCGATCGCTACAGCCAAGCCGCAATTTTGGTCGGGATGGGGCAGCTGCAAAACTCCACAGGTCAGCTCCAGGCTGCTTTAGCGACTTTCGGCCAAGCGCTACCGATCCTGCGGGAGCTAAAAAACCGCTCTGGCGAAGGGACGGTGCTCAATAACATGGGCAATGTTTACAACAAACTTGGAGACTACAGCCAAGCGCTAAACTATCACCGCCAAGCGCTCGCGATCGCGCAAACCACGGGAGATCACACCCGACAAAATCGTACGCTCAACAATATGGGTCTGGTTTATGCCGAAATGGGCCAGTACCAAAGCGCCTTTGACGCCTTTAACCAAGCCCTAGCCAGCTTGCAAGCAGATAGCGATCGCTTTGACCGCGCCACCACCTTGTCTAACCTGGGCACTGTCTACTCTTATGTGGGGCAGTCGGAACAAGCCTTAGAAACTTTTCAACAAGCGCTAACAGTCCTCAAAGAAGCCGATGACCCTGGGCGAGCAGCCTATGCTTTAGCCAACATCGGCAGTGTGTATTACGACCGCCGTGATTACGAGCCAGCCCTGGATTACTACGAGCGATCGTTGAAGCTACTGCGCCAAGTCCAAGACACCGAAGGAGAATCCACGGTTCTCAACAACATTGGTTTAATCTACGACGACTTGCAACAACCTCAGCTCGCCTTGAACCACTACAATCAAGCACTGGCGATCGCCCAGACTACTAAAAATCCAACGGGAGAAGCGACAACTTCGGTGAATCTAGGTCGAGTTCACTACACGCGCCGAGATTACTCCAAAGCTGCTAGCTACCAAGCCAAAGCCGCTACCTTAGGGCAGAAAATCGGCAATCAACGCATTGCAGGCTATGCCCTCAGCAACCTCGGTCGAACTCAACTTGCAGCCAAGCAGTTAGCCGCAGCAGAAACCAGCCTGCTGGCTAGCGCTCAAATGTGGGAATCCCTGCGAGCAGGGCTAGGATCTGACGATCGCAATAAAATTTCCATTTTTGAAGACCAATCCAGCACCTATCGCCTCTTACAACAAACCCTAGTTGCCCAGAACAAGCCGAATGCCGCTCTAGAAGCTGCTGAACGGGGCCGTGCGAGGGCTTTTGTCGAACTTTTGACCGAGCGCTTGCCAACCCAGGCTGCTACGGTGGCTGCTAAAATCCAGCCTCCTAACCTGGCGCAGATTCGGGCGATCGCTAAACAGCACAACACCACTTTGGTCGAGTACTCCGTCATTGACGACGATGTGAAACATACCAGTGGTGACTTTCTGCGCGAGTCAGAACTATTTATCTGGGTGGTGCAACCCAATGGCAAAGTTGACTTCCGCCAAGTTGATTTGAAACCCTTCTGGCAAAAGGGAGTCACCCCCACCCCAACCACCCAACCCTTAAAGGAGTTAGTGGCTCGTAGCCGCAGTTCCATCGGGGTGAGAGGGTTAGTGTTTCAGGAAGATGCCGCTGCGATCGCCCGTGCTAGTGCAGATGCCAACGCCGCTGAAGCCGAAAACAAGCGCTTGCAACAACTCCATCAACTGTTGATCGAACCGATCGCGGATTTGCTACCCAAAGACCCCAAGGCTCGCGTTACCTTCATTCCTCAGCAATTCCTCTTTCTCGCACCTTTCGCCGCCCTACAAGACTCCAACGGCAAATACCTGCTCGAAAAACATACTGTTTTGATCGCTCCCTCGATTCAAGTCCTAGACCTCACCTACCAACAACGCCAACGGCAACAAAAAACTAGCGGCAATGCCTTAATCGTTGGCAACCCCACAATGCCTAGCATCCGTCTGGAGTTGGGGGAACCTGCTCAGCAGCTTTCCAGCTTGCCGGGGGCCGAACAGGAAGCCAAGGCGATCGCAACCCTCCTAGGCACCCAAGCCCTCATCGGAGAGCAAGCCACCAAAGCCAAAGTTCTGCAACAACTGCCTCAAGCCCAGATTATTCACTTAGCAACGCATGGATTGCTGGATGACTTCAAAGGGTTAGGTGTACCGGGAGCGATAGCGTTAGCTCCTTCCTCAGGAAGGCTCGCTTTAGCTGCCTCTGGTCAGGATGATGGCCTGCTGACAGCCAGCGAAATTCTCAATTTAAAGCTCAAGGCTGAACTGGTCGTTTTAAGTGCCTGTGACACGGGGCAGGGCAAAATTACGGGCGATGGTGTGGTGGGGTTGTCTCGCTCCTTAATTTCTGCTGGAGTACCTAGCGTGATCGTGTCTTTGTGGAAAGTACCCGACGAGCCTACCGCCTTCTTAATGACGGAATTTTATCGGCAACTACAGCGCCAACCCGATAAAGCTCAAGCTTTACGCCAAGCGATGCTGACGACGAAAGCCAGTTACCCAGATCCGCTCGATTGGGCCGCTTTCACCCTCATCGGGGAGGCTGAGTAA
- a CDS encoding FHA domain-containing protein has translation MRLQLTRTALATGQAQTSVLETPIALGREFALMPGILEGNRVSRLVLEDAQVADYHTLIDEQAGELVIVDQSGGQGLRVNGVSTTTSPLQDGDHFQIGSYDLQVQFNPEAAAVSDEEASAAAFNSAGECDRQVGFLFPRRCGRTTTVGCPYCNSGQVNNDPYFYERSYYSGYGTYHSGYWGSNYYDNRDSYAYNAETRNIDFTDADSASFEREADTDFEQDMGAS, from the coding sequence GTGCGGCTGCAACTGACTCGAACCGCTTTGGCTACCGGGCAAGCTCAAACCTCTGTTCTAGAAACGCCGATCGCCTTAGGACGAGAATTTGCCCTGATGCCAGGGATACTAGAGGGGAACCGGGTTTCCCGCCTTGTTTTGGAGGATGCTCAAGTCGCTGACTATCACACCCTAATTGATGAGCAAGCAGGGGAACTAGTGATCGTCGATCAAAGTGGTGGGCAAGGATTGCGGGTGAATGGGGTCAGCACCACGACCAGCCCCTTACAAGATGGCGATCATTTTCAAATTGGCTCCTACGATCTGCAAGTTCAGTTCAACCCTGAGGCAGCGGCAGTAAGTGATGAAGAAGCAAGTGCTGCGGCTTTTAACAGTGCTGGAGAGTGCGATCGCCAAGTGGGCTTCTTGTTTCCGCGCCGCTGTGGTCGCACGACTACCGTGGGTTGCCCTTACTGCAACAGTGGGCAGGTGAACAACGATCCCTATTTTTATGAGCGCTCCTACTACTCTGGCTACGGCACTTACCATTCGGGGTATTGGGGCAGTAACTACTACGACAACCGCGATTCCTACGCCTACAACGCTGAAACTCGCAACATTGACTTCACCGATGCGGATAGTGCCAGCTTTGAGCGCGAGGCTGATACTGATTTTGAGCAAGATATGGGCGCAAGTTGA